The genomic window GTCGCAGCGGATCACGTAGCCGTAGCGCAGCCGCACCTCGCCGCCGGGAGAGAGGCGGTGGAAGCCCTTCGGCGGGCTCTCCATGAAGTCGTCGCGGTCGATGAACAGCTCGCGCGAGAAGGGGAGGGGCCGCGACCCCTCGTTCGGCACGTCGTGCGGCCAGTAGGGCGCGTCCAGCTCCTCCGTCCGGTCCTCGGGATAGTTGGTGAGGACGACCCTGAGCGGCTTCAGCACGCAGAGCACACGCGGCGCGCGGCGGTTGAGGTCGTCGCGCATGGCGTGCTCCAGCCGCGCGATGGGGATGCGCTGCGGCGCCTTGGTGACGCCCGCGGAGTCCCAGAACCCGCGCAGCGCCTCGGGGGTGCACCCCAGCCGCCGGATCCCGGCGATGGTCGGCATGCGGGGGTCGTCCCACCCGGCCACGTAGCCGCCCTTCACCAGCTCCAGCAGCTTGCGCTTGCTGGTGATGGTGTACTCCACGTTGCCGCGCGCGAACTCGTACTGGCGCGGCCGCGCCGGCGTGCCGCCTTCGGAGCGGACGAAGTCCTGCCACGCGTCCACCACCCAGTCGTACAGCGCGCGGTTGATCTCGAACTCCAGCGTGCAGAAGGAGTGGGTGATCCCCTCGATGGCGTCTTCGATGGGGTGCGCGTAGTCGTACAGCGGGTAGATGCACCAGCGGTCGCCCGTGCGGTAGTGGTGCGCGTGGCGGATGCGGTAGAGGATCGGGTCGCGCAGCAGCATGTTGCTGGCGGCGAGGTCGATCTTCCCGCGCAGCACGTGGCTGCCGTCGGCGAACTCGCCGGCCTTCATGCGGCGGAAGAGGTCCAGGCTCTCCTCCGGCGGCCGGTCGCGGAAGCGCGTGGGCCGCCCCGGCTCGGTCACCGTCCCGCGCGACTCGCGGATCTCCTCCTCGCTCGAGCCGTCGACGTACGCCATCCCCCGCATCACCAGGAACTCGGCGAACTCGTACATCCGGTCGAAGTAGTCGGCCGCGAAGTACAGGTGCTCGCCGAAGTCGCACCCCAGCCATTTGATGACGTCGATGATCGACTCGACGTAGTGCACATCCTCGGTCTCGGGATTCGTGTCGTCGAAGCGCAGGTGGAAGCGCCCCCCCGTTTCCGCGGCGATGCAGTAGTTCAGCGCCACCGCCTTGGCGTGCCCGATGTGGAGATACCCGTTCGGCTCCGGCGGGAAGCGGGTGATGACGGTGTCGTGCTTCCCCGCGCGCAGGTCGTCGGCCACGATCTGGCGGATGAAGTCGAGCCCCTCGCGCTCCGCGAACGCGGCGGCGAGGGGGTTGAGCGCGGTGGCGGTGGTCGAGTCCACGTTGGTTCCGGCGATGGTCGGGTTGCGCGGCAAGTCCGCGTCCCCGGCGAGTTTCGGGGAACCGGGAGAATAGCGGAACCGCGCCGGTTCTACAACGCTTGGCCGCTTCGCCGCGAAACACGCGCTTGAGGCAGGAATTCCGTTCGCGCGGTGGCCTCTTTGCGCTCCCTTAGTGCTCTCCCGCTTGACAACGTCTACAGCGTGTACAGATTCATGGCACCCGAGCGACGCTCCTGCGCACCCGCACCCGATCTTCCCAGTGGAAAGCTACGAGTTCGTGATTCCCGGACGCCCGGTGTCGGTGCATGCACGGAGGACGCCTGCATACCAGGCGTGGAAAGAGACGGTGCTCATGACAGCCCTCGACAAGTGGCCGGGAATCTTCCCGTTCACGCGCTTCGATGCGTACCTCACGATCGTTTTCGTAAGCGAGGAGCGCTCCCGGATCGATGTCGACAACGTCATCAAGCCGATCCAGGATGCCTTCACCGGCTTCTACTACGGCGACGACGAGATGGTCAGCGACGTGTCGGTCCATCGGCGCAGGTGGGAGGACGAGGTTGCCGACGAGGGCCTTCCCAGGCTCCTGCGTGCCGCCTGGGAGGACCGCATCGATTGTGTGTACGTGCGTCTGGAGACCACCCGGAACCTGAGGGAACTGCTATGATCGCCGACGAAATCACTACGATCGTCGATGCCGTCACGGCCAAGGTGAAGCGGCTGCGTGCGCGCTGGGAAGCCGAGGGTTTCGAGGTGATCGAACACCCGGGGCCGGACGACTTCCCGTTCGAGGTCGGCTACTTCGGCCGCTACCGGCCAGCGATGCTCGCGCGGCGCGGCGACGAGGTCCATGTGTTCGAGGTGCGCGATCCCCGGCGCATGTCGGCGGATCGGCTCATCCAGCGCTCCGACGAGATTCGAAAGCACCCCGGCTGGCACTTCTACCTGGTTTCTCTGGAAGACGTGGTGCCGTTCGACGCACCGGGAAACCAGGGGGAGCCACCCTCCTGGGAATCGCTCGGGAGGCGCGTCGAAGAGGGGATCCGTCTTCCGGCGCGTGTGTCACCGGGCGTCGCGCTGGTGGGGCTCTGGTGCGCGCTGGAAGGCGTGTTGCGGAGAATCGCGGTGGACCACGCGGTTCCTGTGGACCTCCTTCCCGCCGCTTCGCTTATTCCGATCCTGCACGACCAGGGGCTGATTCCTGCCGAAGCGTACCAGTCGCTGCAAGACGCCCGCGAGGTGCACCGCCGGATCGTGCACGGCTACGATGCGCCCGCCGACCTTGTCTCCAGTGCTGTGCGGCACGTGATGTACTGGGTGCAGGCGCTGCTCCCGACGCCTGCTGACGCTGAGCAAGCGGCCTGAGTCAAGGGGAGGAGCCGACGATCGACCCTCCCACGTTCCCCGCGCGAGCCCGGCCGGAGCTGCTCCGGCCGGGCTCGCGTGCGTCATCCGGATTGCGCCGCGGCGTTCGCGCGTGGTGCTACTGGCAGATGGCGGGGCAGCAGGACCCGAACTGGCCGCAGGTCTGAAAATCGGTGCGGCAGCCCTGCGTGTAACAGTCGATCTCGCTCCACCCGCAGCTGTCGTACAGCGTGTCCTGGGGGAAGCACGGATTGGCGGGGGTCAACTCCTGCGCCCGCACGGTGCCTCTCGGAGCGCGCGGTCCGGCGGTCGAGAACGACTCCACCCGCAGCGTGTCCAGCGCGAGCTTCCGCTTCTTCATGTCGGCCTCTCAATGCGCTCGGGTTTCCGAAATCACCTGTTTGCATCCAATATGCGCCGCAATCTGATCCGCGCAAGGCAGGCGTACCGGAGCGCTCCGCTCCCCGTTCCCACCGCCAGTCTGGTAGCGCGCCGCGGGGCGGTGTAACTTGGCGCCGCCACTCGTGGCGGGACGTCTTCCCACCTTTCTGCCATCCCGATTCCCATGGCGCTGCCCACCGGCCCGCAACCGTCCGGCACCCTGCTGTCGCGCATCGCGCGCGTGCGCTTTCCGCACCCGCTGATCCTGCTGGTGGGCGGTGTGCTGCTGGCCGCGCTGCTCACCTGGATCCTCCCCGCGGGCGAGTACAACCGCACGCACGACCCCGTCACCGACCGCGACGTGGTGGTGGCGGGGACGTACCACACCGTCAGCCCGCAGCCGGTGGGGCCGTTCGACGCCATCGTGGCCATCCCGAAGGGGATGGTCGACGCGGGCGACGTCATCTTCTTCGTGTTCCTGGTCGGTGGCGCGTTCGCGGTGGTGGAGAAGACCGGCGCGCTGACGCGGGGGATGGACGCGCTGCTGCGCCTCCTGCGCGGCCGCGAGTCGCTCGTCATCCCCGTCGTGTCGCTGGCGTTCGCCACGGGCGGCGCGCTGGAGCACATGCAGGAGGAGATCATCGCCCTGGTCCCCGCGCTGCTGCTGCTGACGCGGCGGCTGGGCTATCCGCCGCTGGTGGCGGCGGCGATGAGCATCGGCGCGGCGGTGGTGGGGGCGGCATTCGGGCCCATCGACCCGTTCCAGGTGGGGATCGCGCAGAAGCTGGCGCACCTCCCCGTGCTCTCGGGCACCGGGTTCCGCGTCGCCTTCATGCTCCCCGCGCTGGCCGTGTGGATCTGGGGGACGATGCGCTACGCGAGACGGAACCGCACCGAGCCCGAGGCCATGGGCGAGGACGCCGGCCGCGCCGCGGGAGGGCGGACGATCGCGATCCTGCTGCTGATCCTGCTGGCCTTCGTGGTGTTCGTCTACGGCGTGTTCGCGCTGGGGTTCGACTTCAAGCAGATGGCGGCGGTGTTCTTCGTGATGGGCGTGCTGGCCGGCCTCTTCGGCGGCCTGGGCGTGGGGGGGACGGCGGAGTCGTTCGTCGATGGCTTCCGGGCGATGGCGTACGCGGGGCTGCTGATCGGCTTCGCGCGGGCCATCACCGTGGTGCTGGAGCAGGGGAAGGTGGTGGACACGGTGGTGAACGCGCTGTTCACGCCCTTGGCGAACGTCCCCGTTCTCGCGTCGGCGGGGGGGATGATGGTGGTGCACACGCTGGTGCACTTTCCCGTCCCCAGCGCCAGCGGCCAGGCGGTGCTGACCATGCCCGTGCTCGTGCCCCTGGCAGACCTGCTGGGGATGGCGCGGCAGGTGGTGGTGCTGGCCTACCAGTACGGCGCGGGGATGTGCGAGATGGTGACGCCCACCAACGGCGCGCTGATGGCCATCCTGGCCGCGTGCGGCGTGCCCTACGAGAAGTGGATGAAGGTGATCCTGCCGCTCTGGGCAGTGCTCTTCGCCCTCGGCTTCGTCGCCGTGGCGGTGGCGATCGCCATCGGCCTGACGTGACGCGAGACGCTCGGCGCGGGTGATGCCGATCCGAGCTGGAGCGATCGAGCAGGAAGCACAGATTTAACAATCCGGCTCCGACGGTCACCAAGCGCGCATTCACATCCACAAGACCTCGATCTTTCTGCCGCGGCGCGTGCAAATGCTCGCGCCGCTTCGTTTTTCCCACCGGGGAAGCAGATTCGCCGCTCGCGCCGCAGGCCTGCATCCGGCAAGAAATCCCCAACGAAGGCTTTACACTTCCTCTTCACAGGTTTAACATCTATCTGCCGTCGATGTGTTATTTGTGTTAACCCACTTCGTGGAGGGACGAATGAGCTGTTTCGACGCCTACCCGTGCGACGTACACGAGTACGCGCTCAAGGGCCCGCAGGTGGAGCCGGCCGCCAGCTACTGGAACTTCTGCCCGCAGCTGCGCCTGGTGTCCATCAAGGAGCTGCTCACCATCACCGACGATCCCTCCAACCCCGGCTACTTCCCACCCTATCCCGACCCCTGCACGGCCGAAGGGCAGGACATCATCAAGAAGGAGATGGAGGAGCTGCTGATCCTGCAGAAGCTGCGCGACGAGCCATGCAGCCTGGTGAACGACACCGGCGGCTGCCCGCTGCTGACCGACAGCCCGTGCAAGCCCATCGACAAGCTGCCGATGGCGTTCGGCTGCCGCGCGCCCATCAGCCGGCTGCTGAACCTGCAGCCGCCGCCGCTCGGCGCCGTGGAGGTCACGCGCCTGCCCGGGCAGCAGGTGATCCGCACCGGGCGCGGGCTGGCGCGCGCGTTCGAGAGCGAGACGCCGGGGCTCTTCCATCGCCACGCGCTGAACTACCTGATCACCACGCGCACCTGGTCGCCGCCGCGGCAGGCGCTGATCTGGGCGGCGCTCGACATCGCCATCGCCAGCGCGCTGCAGGCGGCGTGGTACTACAAGTGGCTGAGCCCGCGCGCGCTCACCTCGCGCCGCGAGCGGCCCATCGAGTACGCCGTGCGCAACGGCATCCCCCTGACCGTGCTGTACGACCGCCCCGACGAGCTGAACCCGATGTACTACACCTGCCCGGACGGCCGCCCGTGCGCGCCGAACCCGGCGTTCAGCCCGGGCACGCCGCGGCACCCGGCGTATCCGTCGGGGCACAGCACCTACTCGGGCGCGGCCAGCACCATCCTGGCGTACTTCTTCGGCAACGACGCCACGCCGGGCGTGCTGGGCAACTGCATGGTGGGCAGCACGATCGGCCAGGAGCTGCGCAACATGGCCGACAACATCGGGATGGCGCGGCTGTGGGCGGCGGTGCACTGGCGCTCGGACCACGAGGCGGGGGAGAAGCTCGGCCAGGTGGTGGCGTGCCTGGTGCTGCGCCAGCTGGCCAGCATCTGCGGCGGCGACTTCGACCTGTGCCCGCCCAACCAGCCAGTGTTGCCGCAGTGCAAGTGCGACGACCAGCCCAACCCGTGCCCGGACGACCCGCCTCCGCCGTGCGACGAGCTGAAGGCCGCGGCCGAGCACTGCGCGGCCGGGTGCCCGCCGTGCGGGTCGAGCTTCGACTTCCTCCCCGACCCCTGCGGGCCGGTGGTGAAGGCCGATGCGGCCACCGGCGTGGCCGGCACGGCGAGCGTGCAGCAGACCGGCGCGTGATCATCGCGAGCCGGTGAGGAGGAGTCGCACGGAGGGAAGGGAGGATCGCGGCGCGTCCGGCACCTCCTCAGCCGCCTCGATTCCCTCCGTGCGGCACAATCTCTCACGGTGAACCCGGGCCCCCGCGCATCCCGCGCGGGGGCCCGGCTCCTTCCCCCGTTTACGGACTTGAGGGATGGCTGCGCATCCCCACCGCCACATACATCGTCCAGAACCTCAGTCCCCGCAGCGCGACCGACCATCGCTAACTGCGTCATCAGGGGAGATGGGTGCAGGGCGAGCGCACGTGCTGTCCGCCATCTCCCGCCAGAACGGCCGTCGGCCTGGCTCCTGCTGCGGGCGCGGATGAGCTACGACCTGAGACATTCGCGGGCGTGGACCTTGCCCGGCACTCGCGCGGTATCTGCATCCGCCCGGGCCGCGGGAGACGACGCCGTGGCCGCAACGACCGACCGCAACCACATGCGCAGCATGACCTTTCGAATCACGGCCCCGCTTGCCGTGCTCGCCCCCACCCTCGCCGCGGCCTGCGCCGCCGCGGGGCCGGCGCCCTCTCCCGCGCCCGCGTCGCCACCGGTGATCCCCGTCGCTACGGCGGAGATGGTGCCGTTGCCGCGCGACGTGCACTCGTTCGCCCGGCCCGAGGTGGCGCGCGTGACGCACGTCGACCTCGATCTCCAGACCGACTTCGCGTCGAAGACCCTCTCCGGCACAGCTTCTCTCGATGTGCAGGCGGCGCCCGGCGCGGGCGAGATCGTGCTCGACACGAAGAGCCTGGAGCTCCAGGGAGTGACCGACGCCGCCGGCCGGCCGCTGCAATGG from Longimicrobium sp. includes these protein-coding regions:
- a CDS encoding glutamine--tRNA ligase/YqeY domain fusion protein; this translates as MPRNPTIAGTNVDSTTATALNPLAAAFAEREGLDFIRQIVADDLRAGKHDTVITRFPPEPNGYLHIGHAKAVALNYCIAAETGGRFHLRFDDTNPETEDVHYVESIIDVIKWLGCDFGEHLYFAADYFDRMYEFAEFLVMRGMAYVDGSSEEEIRESRGTVTEPGRPTRFRDRPPEESLDLFRRMKAGEFADGSHVLRGKIDLAASNMLLRDPILYRIRHAHHYRTGDRWCIYPLYDYAHPIEDAIEGITHSFCTLEFEINRALYDWVVDAWQDFVRSEGGTPARPRQYEFARGNVEYTITSKRKLLELVKGGYVAGWDDPRMPTIAGIRRLGCTPEALRGFWDSAGVTKAPQRIPIARLEHAMRDDLNRRAPRVLCVLKPLRVVLTNYPEDRTEELDAPYWPHDVPNEGSRPLPFSRELFIDRDDFMESPPKGFHRLSPGGEVRLRYGYVIRCDEVVKDERGEIVELRCTYDPATRGGNTPDGRQVKGTIQWVSGPHAVRCEVRLYDRLFTVPDPDAQEGDFKDYLNPASLVVVSDALIEPSVLGDPPGSRYQFERVGYFCSDILESTADALVFNRTVTLRDTWAKAAPSAAAPRQERKKEPRPPAGDAAPAKPRSRAPAEDTPRSPELEERRKRFAAEMSLPPEELDGVTRELTVAMMFEDAVAAGASPKAAANWMIHELPREIGSRTVDNLPFGGRELGELAVMAEDGTLSSTAARQVLAEMVNAGGHPRDIVERLGLRQVSDEAALAPVVDEVIAANGAKADEYRGGKTGLLGFFVGQVMRRTGGTANPEQVTRLIRERLGGS
- a CDS encoding RusA family crossover junction endodeoxyribonuclease; protein product: MESYEFVIPGRPVSVHARRTPAYQAWKETVLMTALDKWPGIFPFTRFDAYLTIVFVSEERSRIDVDNVIKPIQDAFTGFYYGDDEMVSDVSVHRRRWEDEVADEGLPRLLRAAWEDRIDCVYVRLETTRNLRELL
- a CDS encoding vanadium-dependent haloperoxidase, yielding MSCFDAYPCDVHEYALKGPQVEPAASYWNFCPQLRLVSIKELLTITDDPSNPGYFPPYPDPCTAEGQDIIKKEMEELLILQKLRDEPCSLVNDTGGCPLLTDSPCKPIDKLPMAFGCRAPISRLLNLQPPPLGAVEVTRLPGQQVIRTGRGLARAFESETPGLFHRHALNYLITTRTWSPPRQALIWAALDIAIASALQAAWYYKWLSPRALTSRRERPIEYAVRNGIPLTVLYDRPDELNPMYYTCPDGRPCAPNPAFSPGTPRHPAYPSGHSTYSGAASTILAYFFGNDATPGVLGNCMVGSTIGQELRNMADNIGMARLWAAVHWRSDHEAGEKLGQVVACLVLRQLASICGGDFDLCPPNQPVLPQCKCDDQPNPCPDDPPPPCDELKAAAEHCAAGCPPCGSSFDFLPDPCGPVVKADAATGVAGTASVQQTGA